From the Caldicellulosiruptoraceae bacterium PP1 genome, one window contains:
- the rmuC gene encoding DNA recombination protein RmuC → MSEIIGFLLVINILISLVILIKIFSKKEIGIQKDLELIEKSIQKGNELTLNELRSNRVEMKNALDSANNILTSKVIEMTNLQASYFDNFYKQINTLTKTNEEKVDKLRETVEERLAKIQEDNNKKLEEMRKTVDDKLHVTLEQRLGDSFKLVSERLEQVHKGLGEMQALASNVGDLKKILGNVKTRGTLGEIQLGSIIEQILIPEQYEKNFLINKTESRDIVEYAIKIPTRSVDGDKYIYLPIDAKFPVESYERLISAYEQGNSDEILIYSKELEKTIKENAKKIKEKYIIPPITTDFAILFLPTEGLYAEIIKKPGLFESIQRDYRVIIAGPTTISAILNSLQIGFRTFAIEKRTTEVFEALISIRKEFQKFGETLDKVKTKLNDAQKTIDEATKRKDRVERELNKVERLPSNYDYMPNPETNE, encoded by the coding sequence ATGTCAGAAATAATAGGTTTTTTGCTTGTAATAAACATATTAATTTCTTTAGTTATACTTATTAAGATTTTCAGCAAGAAAGAGATAGGTATACAAAAGGACTTAGAGTTAATAGAAAAAAGCATACAAAAAGGGAATGAACTTACTTTAAATGAACTTAGATCTAATAGGGTTGAGATGAAAAATGCCTTGGATTCAGCAAATAACATATTAACCTCAAAGGTTATTGAAATGACAAATCTTCAGGCATCATATTTTGATAATTTTTATAAACAAATAAATACATTGACAAAAACAAATGAAGAAAAGGTTGATAAATTAAGAGAAACTGTTGAAGAAAGACTTGCTAAAATTCAAGAAGACAATAATAAAAAATTAGAAGAGATGAGAAAAACTGTTGATGACAAGCTTCATGTTACGTTAGAACAGAGACTTGGGGATTCATTTAAACTTGTTAGTGAACGATTGGAGCAGGTGCATAAAGGTTTAGGTGAAATGCAGGCATTAGCATCAAACGTTGGTGATTTAAAAAAGATTCTTGGAAATGTGAAAACAAGAGGAACATTAGGAGAAATACAACTTGGAAGTATTATTGAACAAATATTAATTCCAGAGCAATATGAGAAGAATTTTTTAATTAATAAAACTGAAAGTAGGGATATTGTTGAATATGCAATAAAAATACCAACTAGAAGCGTAGATGGAGATAAATATATATATTTACCAATTGATGCAAAATTCCCAGTAGAAAGTTATGAAAGATTAATAAGTGCATATGAACAAGGAAACAGTGATGAAATTCTTATTTATTCAAAAGAATTGGAAAAAACTATTAAAGAAAATGCAAAAAAAATTAAAGAAAAATATATTATACCACCAATTACAACAGACTTTGCCATATTATTTTTACCTACTGAAGGATTATATGCAGAGATAATAAAAAAGCCTGGCTTATTTGAAAGTATTCAGAGAGATTATAGAGTAATTATTGCTGGTCCAACAACAATTAGTGCAATACTTAATTCATTACAAATTGGCTTTAGAACCTTTGCCATTGAAAAGAGAACAACAGAGGTTTTTGAAGCTTTAATTAGCATTAGAAAAGAATTTCAAAAGTTTGGTGAGACATTAGACAAAGTAAAAACTAAGTTAAATGATGCTCAAAAAACTATTGATGAAGCTACAAAAAGAAAGGATAGAGTCGAAAGAGAATTAAACAAGGTAGAAAGACTACCTTCTAATTATGATTATATGCCAAATCCTGAAACCAATGAATAA